The Paenarthrobacter aurescens region TAGCAGAAAGAACGACGCCGGTCCGCCTCACCGCAAGGCGAGGCGGACCGGCGTCGTACATCATGATGAAAATCCGAAGGCGTTAGGGGACGTGCCGCTCTTCGGGCCCGTTGTATTCACTCAACGGGCGGATCAGCGAGTTGGAGGCAACCTGCTCCATGACGTGTGCGGTCCAGCCGGTGATGCGGCTGGCAACGAACAGCGGGGTGAAGGTCTGGGTGTCGAAGCCCATGAGGTGGTAGGTGGGGCCGGCGGGGTAGTCGAGGTTGGGTTTGATGGCCTTGGCCTCATCCATGGCCTGCTCGAGCCCGTTGTACAGACCGAGGAGTTCGGGCCGGCCGTAGTGGGCGATCATCTTGTCCAGGGCGGCTTTCATGGTGGGCACGCGGGAGTCTCCGTGCTTGTAGACGCGGTGTCCGAAGCCCATGACCTTCTTTTTCTGTGCGAGGGCGTCTTCCATCCAGGCCCGGGCACGCGTGGCAGCTTCCTCGAGGGACTCTTCGCTGCGGATGCCGATCTCGTCAAAGGTGTGCATGACAGCTTCGTTGGCTCCACCGTGCAGCGGACCCTTGAGAGCACCGATCGCCGCCGTCACGGCCGAGTGCAGGTCCGAGAGCGTGGAGGTGACCACGCGGGCGGTGAACGTGGAGGCGTTAAAGGAGTGCTCGGCGTAAAGGATCATGGAGACGTTGAACGCTTCCACCACTTCATCCACAGGCTCTTCGCCGAAGGTCATCCAGAGGAAGTTGGCCGAGTAGTCCAGGTCTTCCCGGGGTTCGATCACGTCCTGGCCGCGGCGGCGGCGCTGGTCGTAAGCAACCACGGCGGGCATGGCAGCCCAGAGGTCGATCGCTTTCTTCATGTTCGCCTCGGGTGAGGAGTCCTCAGCCAGTTCGTGGCGCGCGCCCAGCACGGAAGCTGCCGTGCGGCAGACGTCCATGGGGTGGGAGGTGGTGGGCAAGGCATCCACTACCGTCTTGACCACGGGGTCCAGTGCGCGGCCGGCGCGTTCCCGGGCCGTGAATTCCGCGAGCTGTGTTTGGTTGGGCAGTTCGCCGTTCCACAGCAGGTAGGCCACTTCTTCGAAGCTGCATTTGGCGGCCAGTTCCTGCACCGGATACCCGCGGTACAGCAGCGAGTTGGTGTCCGGATTGACCTTCGAGACGGCGGTGTAGTCCACCACGACGCCGGCAAGGCCCTTTTTGATGTCTTCAGCAACCACGCTGAACTCCTTCGTTCATGGAGCAGGCGCTCCGGGTGTCCGGAATGCCTGCGTTCCCCTTGATGAATCCGGAACCTAGCGGACGCCAGGAACCTGGAAGTTGAATACGCCGGTATCGAATTGGTTGTATGCCTCGTAGTCGACGAGTTCGTAGAGGCGCGCACGCGTGAGCATGTTCTCCACGTGCGCTTCCTGGGTCCCCGCAGCCTTGATCGATTCCAGAGTACGCTCTGCAGCGCCCATGGCAATCCTGAGAAGGGTGACGGGGTAGATGACCATGTTCACCCCCACTGCCTGGAGTTGGTCAACGGTGAAGAGTTCGCTTTTGCCGAACTCGGTCATGTTGGCCAGGATGGGGACGTCCACGGCGTCCCGGATGGCTTGGAACTCGCTCAAATCGCGCATGGCTTCGGGGAAGATCGCGTCCGCGCCGGCGTCCACCAACGCACGGGCCCGGTTTTGTGCGGCCTGGATCCCTTCGACGGCGCGGATGTCGGTGCGGGCCATGATGAGGAAGTTCGGGTCGCGTCGTGCGTCGGCTGCTGCGCGGATGCGTTTGGTGGCGGTGTCGATGTCCACCACGTTCTTGCCGTCCAGGTGGCCGCAGCGTTTGGGGTTGAATTGGTCTTCGATGTGGCAGCCTGCCAGGCCCGCGTTTTCGAGTTCCTGGATGGTGCGGGCCACGTTCATGGGTTCGCCGAAGCCGGTGTCCGCGTCCACCAGGGAGGGCAGGTCCGTCATGCGGGCGATCTGCCCGGCCCTGGTGGCAACTTCGGTGAGCGTGGTCAGGCCGATGTCCGGCAGGCCGAGGTCGTTGGCCAGGACCGCGCCGGAGATGTAGACCCCGGCGAAGCCTTTCTCCTCGATCAGCCGGGCCGAGAGCGGGTTGAACGCTCCAGGGAACTGCTGGATTTTTCCCGAGTCAAGCAGTTCCCGCAGCTTCACCCGCTTCTGTTCGGGGGTGACTTTGGAGTACAGCATTTAGAACAGCCCCTTGGGTGCGTTGTTGAGGTCGATCACGCCGGGCGCTGCGGTGATGTTCAGCTGGTCCAGTTCGCCGGCTCCGAGTTCGGTGACGCGTTCGACGGCGGCGAGGAACCTTTCGATTTCGGCTTCCTCCACAAGACCGGCGGCGAGGGTGCGGAACTTGTTGACGTATTGCTCGCGGGCGAACGGCCGGGCACCGAGCGGGTGAGCGTCAGCCACCGCGATCTGATCGGTAATGACCGTGCCGTCGGTGAGGGTGATTTCCACGGAACCGCCGAAGGCCTTCTCCGCGATGTCCAGGGAGTGGTACCGGCGGGTCCATTCGGGGTCTTCCACCGTGGTGACCTTGTGCCAGAGTTCCACGGTGTCAGGGCGGGCAGCGCGCTCGGGGGCGTAGGAGTCCACGTGGTGCCAGGCGCCGTCCTGCAGGGCGACGGTGAAGATGTACGGGATGGAGTGGTCCAGGGTTTCGCGGGACGCGGTGGGGGAGTACTTCTGGGGATCGTTCGCGCCGGAGCCGATCACGTAGTGGGTATGGTGGCTGGTCTTGATCAGCACCGATTCCACGTTGGCCGGGTCCGTGGTTTCCGGGTGCTCGCGGTTGAGCTTGCGGGCGAGGTCGATCCACGCCTGCGCCTGGTATTCGGCGGAGTGTTCCTTGGTGTAGGTGTCCAGGATGGCGCGCTTGGCTTCACCGGGCAGCGGCAGTGGGACCTCGTAGGAGGCGTCCGGGCCGTCCAGCATCCAGGCGATCACGCCGTCTTCGCCTTCGTAGATCGGCACGGGGGAGGTCTGGCCGCGCATGGAGCGGTCCACGGCTTCGACGGCCATCTTGCCCGCGAACGCCGGGGCGTGGGCTTTCCAGGTGGAGATTTCACCCTTGCGGGACTGCCTGGTGGCAGTGGTGGTGTGCAGGGCCTGGCCCACGGACTGGAAGATCGTCTCCACGTCCAGGCCAAGAAGGGTGCCGATGCCGGCTGCGGCGGAGGGGCCGAGGTGGGCCACATGGTCGATCTTGTGTTTGTGCAGGCAGATGGCCTTGACCAGGTTGACCTGGATTTCGTAGCCGGTGGCGATGGCCCGGACCAGGTCCGCGCCGTTGGAGCCCACGTGCTGGGCGACGGCCAGGATCGGCGGGATGTTGTCCCCGGGGTGGGAGTAGTCCGCGGCCAGGAACGTGTCGTGATAATCGAGTTCACGTACAGCCACGCCGTTGGCCCAGGCGGCCCACTCGGGGGAGACCTGCTCGGCGATGCCGAACACGTGGGCGCCCTTGCCGTTGGCGGACGGGGAATGGGTCAATGCCTGCGCCCGGGCCGCGACGATCGGTGCGCGGTTCAGCGAGGCGATCGCCACCGAGGCGTTATCGATGATCCGGTTGATCACCATGTCCGTAACCTCAGGGGACACTTCGACGGGGTCGGCGGCGACCACGGCGATCTTGTGCGCCAACTGCTCCTCGCGGGGAAGGTTCTCCTCGGACTTGTAAACGCGGACGTGATGGTTCTTAACCATGGTGCTCCTTCTAGGCGGTGCTATTTCTCGGCAGTGCTATTTCTACGCAGGGTGTTTCAGGGCAGGGGTGTGGGCGGCTTTGACGTGGGTGAGGCTGCGATGCAGGTGGACTGTGGTGGCGGCTTCGGCCAGCCTTGGATTGCCGGCTGCGATGGCCTCGGCGATCGCAGCATGCTCTGCCGCCGCCGCATGGAGCCTGGCGGCGTCGTCAGCTGCCAGGCGGCGGACACGCACCAGGTGCACGCGCAGGCTGCGCATGGCATGGGCCAGGTAGGAATTGGAAATCGCGGTATCGATCGCATCATCCAAACGGCTCACCAGGGCGTAGTAGTCATGGCGTGCGGGATCCTGGTCGCGAAGCAGTTCAGGAGCCAGCAGCAATTGGGTGTGCAACGCCGCAAAGACCCCGGGATCTCCACGTTGGGCAGCCAATGCAGCGGCCCGGACTTCCAAGGTTTCGCGCAATTCGAACAGTTCGTCAATGCTATCCAGCGAGATATCGGTGACGACGACGCCGCGGCCTCCCGCCGCCGTCGTCAATCCTTCCGCGGTCAGCCGGCTCAGCGCCTCCCGGACGGGGGTGCGGGATACTCCGAGGCGTTCGGATTGCTCAACTTCCGCCAGGACAGTGCCCGGACGGAGACGCCATTCAATGATGTCTTCACGGAGAGCGTTGTAAGCCCGATCACTGGCGCGCATGCCACTACTGTATACATAAGTAGCGCAATAGGCGATCAAGGGCACCTAATATTCACCTTCTGTATACATTCAGCTCTTGGCGATGAAGTATGCGTTGAACGGGTCCTCTTCCAGTTCCTTCACCTCAACGCTCCCGAAACCCGCGTTCCGCAACATATCCGTGGCTTTCTCCCTGCCCCACACAGTGCCCAGGCCCTCGCCACCTTGACCCAGGGAAACCGCCATGCAGTGGAAGGTGGAAATGGTGTACAGGAACCCGGCCCACGGCAGCCCCCCATTCTCCTCCAATCGGCTCGAGGCGTTGATATCCACCATGAGGAAAGTTCCGCCGGGCCTAAGCGCAGCTTGAATGTTTGCCAGAACCTCGGCTGGGTGTGCTTGGTCGTGGATGGCGTCGAACGCTGTGACCAGGTCAAAGGCCTCCACAACTTCAAGACCGGTGACGTCCTGGAGTTCGAAGTGAACATTCAACAGTCCCAGTGCCGCGGCTTCTGCGGCAGCGGCCGTTATGGCCTCGGCAGAAAAGTCGTAGCCGGTGAAAGAACTGGCCGGGAAAGCATTGGCCATCAGATTCAACGCATGCCCTTCTCCACATCCAATGTCCGCCACGGAGATGCCCCTGCGCAGTGCCTCCACACAGCCTGTCAGAGGAAGAATCGTCTCCAGGAGGGAAGCGTCGTTCACAGCGGCGCTCTCGGAAGCCATGATGCGGTGGAACCGCGGATAGTCCTCGTAGCTGGTTCCGCCACCTGTATAAAAGGCCTGGGCGATCTTCGGAGCCACCTCGCCCATGAGTGCAACGTACTGAAGAGTCCGCGCCAGATTTTCAGTGCCCGCCCCTGTCACCACTGGCACAAATTCGGGACGCAGGACATAAGTTCCCGGGTCCGCTTGGTAGTTCACTAACCCGGCCGAGGTCATGCCGCCCAACCATTCCCTTACATAGCGCTCATTAAGGCCGGAGGCATCGGCAATAAGGCTGCTGGAGGCTGCCGGCAGGGCTTTCAAGGTCTCGAACAAACCCGTTTGGTGTCCAACGCCAATCAGCAGGGCGATGGAGGAGTCGTTGAGTATTCCAATCATCCGGGCGGCGGCCTGTTCCACGCTGTCCTGATGAGGCGTCGAGGTTTCCTGCTGTTGAATGTGGTCGGTTTTCATGTCCGGTCCTTTGTGATCCGGGGGCCGGTTCACCCGGCCGGTTGCCCGCAACTTCACGCTATTGCCCGAACCCGGGCCCCGGCATCGGGGGAATTGCGCATCTTTCGGGGAGGGACATGAGGCAAATGATGCAGGGTCCGGGCATCAGGACCTCCGACGCTCCGGGATGCCATGCTGGCGGGCCCAGGCGGCGGCAGCTGTTCTGGATGAGACACCGATCTTGGTGAAGATGTTTGTCAGGTGCCGTCCGGCGGTCTTTTCGGAGATCGTCAGCGTCGCTGCGATTTCCCGGTTGCTCGAACCTGACATTACGCACGCGAGCACCTCCACTTCACGGGAGGTCAATCCGCCCGGCTCCCCGGACGTTTTGGGCCAGTAACTGGTGGCAGCGCCCAGCTGGGTGCGGATAGCGGCAGCTGTTGCCCTCTCCGCGCGGGCAGCACGGTGCTCGCCCCTGGCTGCCATGACGAAGGCAAGGCGATGATGAATTTCCGCCAGCTCGTACCGCAGATGTTGGGATCTGTACACCTTCGCAGCGGCCTCCAGTGCCGTCACCGCCTCAGGCCATTGTTGTTCTGCCATCAGCACCGAGCCGCGGGCTTGATTGGCCCGGCCCAGAAAGCCCGGGCTGCCGTAGCGGGACGCCGTTGCCTCCAGCTCCTTGCAGTAGATCTCGGCCTCCGCCGGATTCTCAAGCGCGAGCAGCTCCACCATCGGCAGGAGGAGCCATGCCCGTCCCAGAGGTCCGCGCTCGGCCAGGGCCGCTCTGAGTGCGTCCACAGCGGCCTCTGTCCTGCCCGCCTGTGCAAGGAGCAGCGCGGAGCCAGGCTGCGCGTCCACTCCCAGCTTCCGGGCCTCTGCAAAGGCGGCAGCCGCACCCGTGGCGTCACCGCGTCGCCGGCGGATCTCACCCAGCTCACAGAAGCAGTCCGCGGCAATCCAGCCGTGGGCGTTTCTCAGGCGCTCGCTGAGCTGGGAGATCTCAGGCTCAACCTGGGCCCAGTTGCCCTCAGCGCTGAGTAACTGAAGTTCATGTACGCGGACAACCCCCGCGTACATGAATGACGTTGACAGCCCTGCGCACCATGAGGCCATGGCATCGGTCCAGGCCCTCATGCGGGCGTAGTCCGCCATCTCGTAACAGAGATGGATGACAGAGCAGTAGATATCGCCGCCCCATTCAGGAGGCAGTTCCCCGGCCAGGACGGGGAGCATCGCTTCGTCGAGGTCCCGGAAGCCGTTCCTTGCATCCCCGCTGCGTACCGCCGCCAGTCCGGCCAACATCGAGGCAAATCCCGCCAGTTCCGGTGCCACCAACCGGTGGGACAACTCTTTCAACCGGATGGAGGCCTCCAAGGCCGGTCCGGGATCCCCTTCCAGGTAGATCGCATCGTTCCCTTCCAGGTACAGGAGGTAACCGTGCTCAACAGACTCCGGCAGGCTCTCCAACAGCAGGCGGGCACGATTGAGCCATGCAGAGGACACCGCGATATTTCCGCGCAGTCCCCACTGCAGGGAAAGCATCAAGGCAGCTCTTGCGGCGGACCGGGGGAGCCCGTTCGCTACCCTGCGGTGAAAGATTCCCTCGGACAGTGCCATGGAGCCCTGGACATCGCCGAGCCACCATTTGGAACGTGCCAGAATTTCCTGGTCTTCCACCCCGAGGGCCGTTTCGGCCGCGGCACACTCCATGGCCCGATTCGCAGCGTCCCAGTCTCCGCGGGCAAACGCCTCGCGGGCTTCGGTCACCAGCTGGGGCGTTGCAGACAGCGGGTGTGGTGGCAGCGACTGTTGTGACATGGGAACTCCAGGCTCGCCACCAGCTTACTGCCGGGCCGCGGGGAAGGGGAGGACCCTAACGGTGGTTCCAGCCGTATTCGTTCTCCGGCCGTCCCGGGGTGCCGTACCGCGGCGCGCGGGTGACCGTTCCGGCGTCGGCAAGGTACTCAAGGTACCGGCGGGCGGTGACGCGGGACATCCCCAGCGCATCCATGACCTCGCTGGCGGACACCGGACGCTGCCCTGCCCGTACCAGGTCCTTCACTGACTCCAGCGTTGAGCCGGAGAGTCCTTTGGGGAGCGGCAGCTCGGTGGGGGCACGGAGGCTCGCGAACGCCTGGTCAACGTCACTCTGGGAGGCCCCTGCTTTGGATATCCCGGACATCGAGCCTGCCAGCTGCTCGCGGAACGTCCGGTAGCTTCGGAGCTTGTCCGCAAAAGTGGCGTAGGTGAAGGGTTTGATGAGGTACTGCACCACTCCAATGGACACGGCGCTGCGCACAATGTTCAGCTCCCGGACGGCAGTGATGGCGATGATGTCGGCAAAGACTCCCGCGGAGCGCATCCTGCGCGCTACATCAAGGCCATGAAGGTCTGGAAGGTTCATGTCCAACAGGACAAGGTCCACCGGAGTGCCGGAGGCTGCAAATTCGCCAAGGATACGCAGGGCAGACTGGCCATCCGGCGCGGTGCCCACCAAGGTGAATCCCTCCAGGCGGCCAACGTAGACAGAGTGGGCGTCGGAGGCTATGGGCTCGTCCTCCACCACCAGGACGCGGATGTCTGTCATGCCTTCTCTTCCTCGGGAACAGGCGCGGGGAGCAGGACATGGAACTGTGCTCCGCCGGGATTGCTGATGGTCATCGTACCGTTGAGCCGCTCCACAGCCTGCCGCACCAAGGCGAGGCCGACGCCCCGGCCGTGGGCTCCCCGCGGATTTTCTTCCGGGGACTTCGTGCTGAAACCGTACTGCAGTACGTCATCGATGGAGTCGGGATTGATCCCGCTGCCTGAGTCCCGGACAGTGAATTCGACGGCGGCCGGCCCCGCTTCGACGTCCAGCTCCACCTTTCGCGGGAAGTCGCCGCCGGCGGCGGCATCAATGGCATTGTCCAGCAGGTTGCCCAGGATGGTCACCAGGTCCTGGATCTCCAGCCCGCGCACGCCGGAACTCCCGGACGTCCGGACCTCCAATTCCACCCCACGTTCATGGGCTTCGGCAGCCTTCCCCATCACCAGTGCGCTCATCACGGGCTCGTCCACCGAAGCCACCATGTCATCGGTGAGTTGTTGGCTGAGTTCGAGGTCTTTGGTGGCGAAGTCCAATGCTTGAGGCGTGCGGCCCAGTTCCAAAAGGGAAACGATCATATGCAGGCGGTTTGCATGCTCATGCGTCTGGGCCCGCAGGGCATCGGACAGGGTTTTCATGGTCTGCAGTTCGGTACCCAGGGATTCGATCTCGGTCCGATCCCGGATGGTTGCCACCGTGCCGTAGACGGCAGGTTTCTGACGGCTGCGTTCAGGCACCGGACCAACCGCGGGGGCCTGATTGACAACCAGGATCCGGGAACCGGTTAGGTGGATCTCGTCATGTGCGGGCCTCCCGGACTCAAACAATGCCCTCAGGCTTCCATCGAAGGGAAGATCTGCGAGTTTGGGGGCTTTCTCAGGGGACCGGTCCGCGTCGGAAGGCTCAAGCCCCAGCAGCTCCGCGGCCTGGTCGTTGTACATCACGGCCTTGCCATGGGTGTCAATCAGGATCACGCCTTCACGGACCGAGTGGAGAACGGATTCGTAGTACGCGAAGAGTTGTGCCAGTTGCTCCGGGCCCCATCCACGGGTCACCGAGCGCAGGTACCGCCCAAGCAGCCAGGAAGCGAAGGAACCGAAGACCAGGACCACCAGGGCAATTCCCCCAATCACCCCCAGCCTTTCGGCAACGTCGGTATCCACCGTGCGCACCGTGACGCCGGCCGCCACCAAAGCCTTGACGTTTCCATCAGTGTCCTTGACCGGTGCAATGGTCCGGACAGAGGGTCCCAACGTTCCTGCCGTGACTTCGGTGAAGGTTTCACCGCCAAGGGCCGGCTCAATCGTCCCGATGTAGGGCTTGCCCAGCTCTTCGGCCCGGGGGTGGGTCCAGCGTGTCCTGTCAGGAGCCATGATGGTGATGAAATCAGCATCTGCGTCGTCCATGACTTCCCGCGCGTAGGGCTGGAGGATCGCTGTTGGATCCGGGGTGGAAGCAGCCTGCAGGACCAGTGGGTTGTTGGCCAGGGAGGCAGCGATTGCCTGCATCCTGCCGCCGGCTTCGTCATAGGCCCTGTCGCGGGCCTCCACCACGGAGAACGCACCGAACACCGCCGTCAGCACCAGGACGAACAGCAAGTTCGCCACGAACAAACGGCGCGCGATGCTCCAGTTGTGAAACACGAGGGCCTCCCATGACCAATATGACCGCAACGGTGATGTGTGTCACCAACGGCTCAATGATGGATATCACACAAGGGCAGCGGATTGGACATCAGTGCAGGACCGCAGCGCCTTATACAGTATCCAGAAGGAGAATCCCATGACCTCTCAACGAGGAGAGTCGGCAGTAGCTGCCAAAGGTGGACGCAAGGGGCTCGATAAGTCGCACTACCTGTACATCGCCGTCATCCTGGCCGTAGTGCTCGGCGCCGTGATCGGCCTGATGTTCCCTGAGGTTGGCAAAGCCCTCAAGCCGCTCGGCGATGGCTTCATCAAGCTCATCAAGATGATGATTGCCCCGGTCATCTTCTGCACCATCGTTTTGGGCATCGGCTCCATAGCCAAAGCCGCTACCGTTGGCAAAGTGGGAGGGCTGGCACTGGGCTACTTCGTGGCAATGTCCACCTTTGCCCTCGCAATCGGCCTGGTGGTGGGCAACCTGATCCACCCCGGTGAGGGCCTCAAGCTGACCCCGTACGATCCCACCAAGAAGGCCGACTCCAACAGCACCGTTGACTTCCTCCTGGGAATCATCCCCGGTGACATCCCGGTGCTTCCCACCCTCCTGGCTGCCATTTTGGTAGGTTTCGCACTCCAGAAGATGGGTAAGCAGGGTGCGCCCATCCTCAACGCCATTGGGCACGGACAGCGCCTTGTCTTCCGTATCCTCATCATGATCATGTGGCTGGCCCCGGTTGGCGCCTTCGGTGCCATCGCCGCCGTCGTTGGTGCCACCGGCGCACAGGCAATCCTCAGCATGTTCACCCTGATGCTGGCCTTCTACATCACCTGCGCACTGTTCATTGTGGTCATCCTTGGCACCCTGCTCCGCGCCGTGGCCGGGGTCAACATCTTCAAGCTCATGAAGTACCTGGCCCGCGAGTACCTCCTGATCTTCTCCACCTCTTCCTCCGAGGCAGCACTGCCCCGCCTGATCGCCAAGATGGAACACCTGGGTGTCTCCAAGCCCGTTGTGGGCGTTACGGTTCCCACCGGCTACTCCTTCAACCTCGATGGCACTGCGATCTACCTGACCATGGCCTCGCTGTTCGTCGCCAACGCCATGGGCACGCCGCTGGATCTTGGCGCCCAGGTCTCCCTGCTGGTGTTCATGATCATCGCTTCCAAGGGTGCCGCAGGCGTTACCGGCGCCGGACTTGCAACCCTTGCCGCCGGCCTCCAGGCCCACAAGCCGGAGCTTCTGGGTGGCGTCGGCATGATCGTTGGAATCGACCGCTTCATGTCAGAGGCCCGTGCACTGACCAACTTCACCGGCAATGCAGTGGCCACCGTCCTGATCGGTACCTGGGTCAAGGAAATCGACAACGGCCAGGTGGAACGCGTCCTCTCCGGCCACGAGCCCTTCGATGAGCAGACCATGATCGCCCACGGCGCCGAAGAAGAGACGGCGCCCGAGGCTGAGAACCGCGAAAAGGCCACGGTCTAACAAAGATCAGGTTCAACGCAGACCCGTTCGAGTGAAGGCCGGCACCCACCAGGTGCCGGCCTTCACTGTTCCCGTTGGAGCGGACGCCGAACCAGCAACCTTCGACCTCAACCAGAGGGTCAAGGCTCAAGAATCGGCCAAAGTCAAGTTCCCCAAATAACCGTGTCGGGCGCTGTAGCCTAAAGGGGTAGCAGCGCTGTCGCCCACGGGTGCAGCGGCAGGGAAGATCGTCGTCGAAAGAGTGGTTAGATACGTGAGCATCGAACGGGGAACAGCTACGCTGGAAGGCACCGAGCTCGATCTGGAAGACGCCATCATGGGGCCCACGGGCCGTCCTCACCGCGAATTCCCGGAACCTGCTCCACTTGACTCCCACGGCCCGGCAAGAGTCATCGCCATGGTCAATCAGAAGGGCGGCGTGGGCAAAACCACGTCCACCATCAACCTGGCGGCTGCGCTCGCAGAGTACGGCAGGCGGGTCCTCTTGGTGGATTTCGATCCCCAAGGCGCGCTGTCCGCCGGCCTTGGAGCCAATCCGCACGAGCTGGACCTCACGGTCTACAACGTATTGATGGACCGCAAGGTGAACATCCGCGATGCCATTCAGCAGACCGGTGTTGAGGGCGTTGACCTCCTGCCCGCCAACATTGACCTCTCCGCCGCCGAAGTCCAGCTGGTCAATGAGGTAGCCCGGGAACAGGTTCTGGACCGCGCCCTGAAGAGTGTTGAAGACGATTACGACGTCGTGTTGATCGACTGCCAGCCGTCGCTGGGTCTGCTGACAGTGAATGCGTTGACCGCAGCGCACGGAGTCATCATCCCGTTGATTTGTGAGTTCTTCGCCTTGCGCGCGGTGGCGCTGCTGGTGGAAACCATCGAAAAGGTTCAGGACAGGCTGAATCCGCGCCTGCAGGTGGACGGCGTCCTGGCAACCATGTACGACGCCCGCACCCTGCATAGCCGCGAAGTCATCTCGCGCTTGGTGGA contains the following coding sequences:
- a CDS encoding bifunctional 2-methylcitrate synthase/citrate synthase, producing the protein MVAEDIKKGLAGVVVDYTAVSKVNPDTNSLLYRGYPVQELAAKCSFEEVAYLLWNGELPNQTQLAEFTARERAGRALDPVVKTVVDALPTTSHPMDVCRTAASVLGARHELAEDSSPEANMKKAIDLWAAMPAVVAYDQRRRRGQDVIEPREDLDYSANFLWMTFGEEPVDEVVEAFNVSMILYAEHSFNASTFTARVVTSTLSDLHSAVTAAIGALKGPLHGGANEAVMHTFDEIGIRSEESLEEAATRARAWMEDALAQKKKVMGFGHRVYKHGDSRVPTMKAALDKMIAHYGRPELLGLYNGLEQAMDEAKAIKPNLDYPAGPTYHLMGFDTQTFTPLFVASRITGWTAHVMEQVASNSLIRPLSEYNGPEERHVP
- the prpB gene encoding methylisocitrate lyase, which produces MLYSKVTPEQKRVKLRELLDSGKIQQFPGAFNPLSARLIEEKGFAGVYISGAVLANDLGLPDIGLTTLTEVATRAGQIARMTDLPSLVDADTGFGEPMNVARTIQELENAGLAGCHIEDQFNPKRCGHLDGKNVVDIDTATKRIRAAADARRDPNFLIMARTDIRAVEGIQAAQNRARALVDAGADAIFPEAMRDLSEFQAIRDAVDVPILANMTEFGKSELFTVDQLQAVGVNMVIYPVTLLRIAMGAAERTLESIKAAGTQEAHVENMLTRARLYELVDYEAYNQFDTGVFNFQVPGVR
- a CDS encoding MmgE/PrpD family protein; this encodes MVKNHHVRVYKSEENLPREEQLAHKIAVVAADPVEVSPEVTDMVINRIIDNASVAIASLNRAPIVAARAQALTHSPSANGKGAHVFGIAEQVSPEWAAWANGVAVRELDYHDTFLAADYSHPGDNIPPILAVAQHVGSNGADLVRAIATGYEIQVNLVKAICLHKHKIDHVAHLGPSAAAGIGTLLGLDVETIFQSVGQALHTTTATRQSRKGEISTWKAHAPAFAGKMAVEAVDRSMRGQTSPVPIYEGEDGVIAWMLDGPDASYEVPLPLPGEAKRAILDTYTKEHSAEYQAQAWIDLARKLNREHPETTDPANVESVLIKTSHHTHYVIGSGANDPQKYSPTASRETLDHSIPYIFTVALQDGAWHHVDSYAPERAARPDTVELWHKVTTVEDPEWTRRYHSLDIAEKAFGGSVEITLTDGTVITDQIAVADAHPLGARPFAREQYVNKFRTLAAGLVEEAEIERFLAAVERVTELGAGELDQLNITAAPGVIDLNNAPKGLF
- a CDS encoding GntR family transcriptional regulator, which produces MRASDRAYNALREDIIEWRLRPGTVLAEVEQSERLGVSRTPVREALSRLTAEGLTTAAGGRGVVVTDISLDSIDELFELRETLEVRAAALAAQRGDPGVFAALHTQLLLAPELLRDQDPARHDYYALVSRLDDAIDTAISNSYLAHAMRSLRVHLVRVRRLAADDAARLHAAAAEHAAIAEAIAAGNPRLAEAATTVHLHRSLTHVKAAHTPALKHPA
- a CDS encoding methyltransferase domain-containing protein yields the protein MKTDHIQQQETSTPHQDSVEQAAARMIGILNDSSIALLIGVGHQTGLFETLKALPAASSSLIADASGLNERYVREWLGGMTSAGLVNYQADPGTYVLRPEFVPVVTGAGTENLARTLQYVALMGEVAPKIAQAFYTGGGTSYEDYPRFHRIMASESAAVNDASLLETILPLTGCVEALRRGISVADIGCGEGHALNLMANAFPASSFTGYDFSAEAITAAAAEAAALGLLNVHFELQDVTGLEVVEAFDLVTAFDAIHDQAHPAEVLANIQAALRPGGTFLMVDINASSRLEENGGLPWAGFLYTISTFHCMAVSLGQGGEGLGTVWGREKATDMLRNAGFGSVEVKELEEDPFNAYFIAKS
- a CDS encoding helix-turn-helix transcriptional regulator, whose protein sequence is MSQQSLPPHPLSATPQLVTEAREAFARGDWDAANRAMECAAAETALGVEDQEILARSKWWLGDVQGSMALSEGIFHRRVANGLPRSAARAALMLSLQWGLRGNIAVSSAWLNRARLLLESLPESVEHGYLLYLEGNDAIYLEGDPGPALEASIRLKELSHRLVAPELAGFASMLAGLAAVRSGDARNGFRDLDEAMLPVLAGELPPEWGGDIYCSVIHLCYEMADYARMRAWTDAMASWCAGLSTSFMYAGVVRVHELQLLSAEGNWAQVEPEISQLSERLRNAHGWIAADCFCELGEIRRRRGDATGAAAAFAEARKLGVDAQPGSALLLAQAGRTEAAVDALRAALAERGPLGRAWLLLPMVELLALENPAEAEIYCKELEATASRYGSPGFLGRANQARGSVLMAEQQWPEAVTALEAAAKVYRSQHLRYELAEIHHRLAFVMAARGEHRAARAERATAAAIRTQLGAATSYWPKTSGEPGGLTSREVEVLACVMSGSSNREIAATLTISEKTAGRHLTNIFTKIGVSSRTAAAAWARQHGIPERRRS
- a CDS encoding response regulator, with translation MTDIRVLVVEDEPIASDAHSVYVGRLEGFTLVGTAPDGQSALRILGEFAASGTPVDLVLLDMNLPDLHGLDVARRMRSAGVFADIIAITAVRELNIVRSAVSIGVVQYLIKPFTYATFADKLRSYRTFREQLAGSMSGISKAGASQSDVDQAFASLRAPTELPLPKGLSGSTLESVKDLVRAGQRPVSASEVMDALGMSRVTARRYLEYLADAGTVTRAPRYGTPGRPENEYGWNHR
- a CDS encoding sensor histidine kinase, whose translation is MFHNWSIARRLFVANLLFVLVLTAVFGAFSVVEARDRAYDEAGGRMQAIAASLANNPLVLQAASTPDPTAILQPYAREVMDDADADFITIMAPDRTRWTHPRAEELGKPYIGTIEPALGGETFTEVTAGTLGPSVRTIAPVKDTDGNVKALVAAGVTVRTVDTDVAERLGVIGGIALVVLVFGSFASWLLGRYLRSVTRGWGPEQLAQLFAYYESVLHSVREGVILIDTHGKAVMYNDQAAELLGLEPSDADRSPEKAPKLADLPFDGSLRALFESGRPAHDEIHLTGSRILVVNQAPAVGPVPERSRQKPAVYGTVATIRDRTEIESLGTELQTMKTLSDALRAQTHEHANRLHMIVSLLELGRTPQALDFATKDLELSQQLTDDMVASVDEPVMSALVMGKAAEAHERGVELEVRTSGSSGVRGLEIQDLVTILGNLLDNAIDAAAGGDFPRKVELDVEAGPAAVEFTVRDSGSGINPDSIDDVLQYGFSTKSPEENPRGAHGRGVGLALVRQAVERLNGTMTISNPGGAQFHVLLPAPVPEEEKA